One genomic window of Haloarchaeobius salinus includes the following:
- a CDS encoding UbiA family prenyltransferase, with the protein MTFSRHGSGVVADARALSSQVHPVFMLPPLAASWFGSVLAGEFDVALGALHMVAVFLAVYTAHVKDGYVDFYVRDEDDDHPLTERGCRLALALSTTGFFLCLGALWLLVDPVAALVTLPCWLIAYHHAPQLDTNPVTTTTGYPLGIAVAIVGGYYVQTASLAAVPVAFALVFLVLLSGVKVIDDAKDYEYDRSIRKRTVAVVVGRERARTVAFGLMAVGLLVVLAFAAVSVFPPSAAAAVLVFVPVAAFAHRGTDELATMLLVRGCYLFLAVLLVAVYYEPLA; encoded by the coding sequence ATGACGTTCTCCCGGCACGGCTCCGGAGTCGTCGCCGACGCCCGCGCGCTCTCCTCGCAGGTCCATCCCGTGTTCATGCTCCCACCGCTCGCCGCCTCGTGGTTCGGGAGCGTCCTCGCCGGGGAGTTCGACGTGGCCCTCGGCGCGCTCCACATGGTCGCCGTCTTCCTCGCGGTCTACACCGCCCACGTGAAAGACGGCTACGTCGACTTCTACGTCCGCGACGAGGACGACGACCACCCCCTGACCGAGCGGGGCTGTCGCCTCGCCCTCGCGCTCTCCACGACCGGCTTCTTCCTCTGCCTCGGCGCGCTCTGGCTGCTCGTCGACCCGGTCGCGGCGCTCGTGACGCTGCCCTGCTGGCTCATCGCCTACCACCACGCCCCCCAGCTCGACACGAACCCCGTGACCACCACGACGGGCTACCCGCTCGGCATCGCGGTCGCCATCGTCGGCGGCTACTACGTCCAGACCGCGAGCCTCGCGGCCGTTCCCGTCGCCTTCGCCCTCGTCTTCCTCGTCCTGCTCTCGGGCGTGAAGGTCATCGACGACGCGAAGGACTACGAGTACGACCGCTCCATCCGCAAGCGCACCGTCGCCGTCGTCGTCGGGCGCGAGCGCGCCCGCACCGTCGCCTTCGGGCTGATGGCCGTCGGGCTCCTCGTCGTGCTCGCGTTCGCCGCCGTCAGCGTGTTCCCGCCGTCGGCCGCGGCCGCGGTCCTCGTGTTCGTCCCGGTCGCCGCGTTCGCCCACCGCGGGACCGACGAGCTGGCGACGATGCTGCTCGTGCGGGGCTGCTACCTGTTCCTCGCTGTGTTGCTCGTCGCGGTGTACTACGAGCCCCTGGCCTGA
- a CDS encoding bacterio-opsin activator domain-containing protein, translating to MATNLSRDAEVGSSRPTVLVVDDDEDLADTCRYWLEDDDYRVRTAYSGEDALEAVDDQVDLVLLDRRMPRKSGDETLDVLREEGYEFPVAMMTAVAPDTDIVDMPFDEYLVKPVDRDDVVDTADELLARSDFSETVREYFALEATEAALSSREREALRDEDQLVELESELDETYEANEEAIARREQQLERLTNVNRVIRRVDRALVDADTRDAIDTAVCEAVVGTEPYRAALVAEYTDHSRGVRLRETAGAVDEAADITGSGLADGVESAVDDGEVQLLTDLDADAAGVDDGVALVTPLSYREKSYGALVVGTTTDHTVSDHELDVFAQLGARIGNGITAVEQRRLLLADTVAELEFRHSDRADPLVRIAAETGGDLSLRGIASNDESGLTCFVDLVGGDGETALELAAELSGIGNARLAADGEESLLELSVTDAAIETLSGVGATVRSFDVTDGEGSVVVEAAPDADLKAIASAVQSTYDDIDLVSKREVERSVQSTESFRQDLGDRLTDRQRAALETAYSAGYYEWPRDSTAEEVADAMDIAAPTLHEHLRAAERKLLESFVDETV from the coding sequence ATGGCAACGAACCTGTCGCGGGACGCCGAGGTCGGCAGTTCCCGACCCACGGTCCTCGTGGTGGACGACGACGAGGACCTCGCGGACACGTGCCGCTACTGGCTGGAGGACGACGACTACCGCGTCCGGACCGCCTACAGCGGCGAGGACGCACTGGAGGCGGTCGACGACCAGGTCGACCTCGTCCTGCTCGACCGTCGGATGCCCCGCAAGTCGGGCGACGAGACGCTCGACGTCCTCCGCGAGGAGGGCTACGAGTTCCCGGTCGCGATGATGACCGCCGTCGCGCCCGACACCGACATCGTCGACATGCCGTTCGACGAGTACCTCGTGAAGCCGGTCGACCGCGACGACGTGGTCGACACCGCGGACGAACTGCTCGCCCGCTCCGACTTCTCCGAGACCGTCCGCGAGTACTTCGCGCTGGAGGCGACCGAGGCCGCGCTCTCGAGCCGGGAACGGGAAGCACTCCGTGACGAGGACCAGCTCGTCGAACTCGAGAGCGAGCTCGACGAGACGTACGAGGCGAACGAGGAGGCCATCGCCCGGCGCGAGCAGCAGCTAGAGCGCCTCACGAACGTCAACCGCGTCATCCGGCGCGTGGACCGCGCGCTCGTCGACGCGGACACACGGGACGCCATCGACACCGCCGTCTGCGAGGCCGTCGTCGGGACCGAGCCGTACCGCGCCGCACTGGTCGCCGAGTACACCGACCACAGCAGGGGTGTCCGGCTCCGCGAGACCGCCGGGGCGGTCGACGAGGCGGCCGACATCACCGGCAGCGGGCTCGCAGACGGCGTCGAGTCCGCGGTCGACGACGGCGAGGTCCAGCTGCTGACCGACCTCGACGCTGACGCGGCCGGGGTCGACGACGGGGTCGCGCTCGTGACGCCGCTGTCGTACCGCGAGAAGTCCTACGGCGCGCTCGTCGTCGGGACGACGACGGACCACACGGTCAGCGACCACGAGCTCGACGTGTTCGCCCAGCTCGGCGCACGCATCGGCAACGGCATCACGGCCGTCGAACAGCGCCGCCTCCTGCTCGCTGACACCGTCGCCGAACTGGAGTTCCGCCACAGCGACCGGGCCGACCCGCTCGTCCGCATCGCGGCGGAGACCGGCGGCGACCTCTCGCTGCGGGGCATCGCCTCGAACGACGAGTCCGGACTGACCTGCTTCGTCGACCTCGTCGGCGGCGACGGCGAGACGGCGCTCGAACTCGCCGCCGAGCTGTCGGGCATCGGGAACGCGCGTCTCGCCGCCGATGGCGAGGAGTCGCTGCTCGAGCTCTCCGTCACCGATGCCGCCATCGAGACGCTCTCGGGCGTCGGCGCGACCGTCCGCTCGTTCGACGTGACCGACGGCGAGGGGAGCGTCGTCGTCGAGGCCGCACCGGACGCCGACCTGAAGGCCATCGCCAGCGCCGTCCAGTCCACGTACGACGACATCGACCTCGTCTCGAAGCGGGAGGTCGAACGCTCCGTCCAGTCGACGGAGTCGTTCCGGCAGGACCTCGGCGACCGGCTGACCGACCGCCAGCGCGCCGCCCTCGAGACGGCGTACTCGGCGGGCTACTACGAGTGGCCCCGCGACTCCACCGCCGAGGAGGTCGCAGACGCGATGGACATCGCCGCGCCGACGCTCCACGAGCACCTCCGCGCCGCCGAACGCAAGCTGCTCGAGTCGTTCGTCGACGAGACGGTCTGA
- a CDS encoding pyridoxal phosphate-dependent aminotransferase, translating into MTEFSNRVERVSISGIREVFEAAGEDAINLGLGQPDFPTPEHARSAAVEAIQAGKTDAYTSNKGTESLRESISAKFERDRGLAVDPEDIIATAGGSEALHLVMEAHVDQGDEVIYPDPGFVAYEALTHVAGGDPTPVPLREDLTLDPATVEEHITEDTAAFIVNSPGNPTGAVQSEEDMKEFARIAEEHDVLCVSDEVYEHIVFDGAHHSPMEFTDSGNVVVVSACSKTYSMTGWRLGWVVGSNERIERMLRVHQYVQACASAPAQYAAEGAIDGPQDVVDEMVATFEERRDLVVDGLTDMGLEVPEPKGAFYVMPKVPDGWVDEVLDRGVVVVPGEAFGEHGEGYARISYATSTEELEEALDVMREATDAVR; encoded by the coding sequence ATGACCGAGTTCTCGAACCGGGTCGAACGGGTCAGTATCAGTGGCATCCGCGAGGTATTCGAGGCGGCGGGCGAGGACGCCATCAACCTCGGCCTCGGACAGCCCGACTTCCCGACGCCCGAGCACGCGCGCTCGGCCGCCGTCGAGGCGATCCAGGCGGGCAAGACCGACGCCTACACCTCGAACAAGGGCACCGAATCGCTCCGCGAGAGCATCTCGGCGAAGTTCGAGCGCGACCGCGGACTCGCGGTCGACCCCGAAGACATCATCGCGACGGCCGGCGGTTCGGAGGCGCTGCACCTCGTCATGGAGGCCCACGTCGACCAGGGCGACGAGGTCATCTACCCCGACCCCGGCTTCGTGGCGTACGAGGCGCTCACCCACGTCGCCGGCGGCGACCCGACGCCGGTGCCGCTCCGCGAGGACCTCACGCTCGACCCCGCGACGGTCGAGGAGCACATCACCGAGGACACCGCGGCGTTCATCGTCAACAGCCCCGGCAACCCGACCGGTGCGGTCCAGTCCGAGGAGGACATGAAGGAGTTCGCCCGCATCGCCGAGGAGCACGACGTGCTCTGCGTCTCCGACGAGGTGTACGAGCACATCGTCTTCGACGGCGCGCACCACTCCCCGATGGAGTTCACCGACTCCGGCAACGTCGTCGTCGTCTCCGCCTGCTCCAAGACCTACTCGATGACCGGCTGGCGGCTCGGCTGGGTGGTCGGCTCGAACGAGCGCATCGAGCGCATGCTCCGCGTCCACCAGTACGTGCAGGCGTGTGCCTCCGCCCCGGCGCAGTACGCCGCCGAGGGGGCCATCGACGGCCCGCAGGACGTCGTCGACGAGATGGTCGCCACGTTCGAGGAGCGCCGCGACCTCGTCGTCGACGGCCTCACCGACATGGGTCTCGAGGTGCCCGAGCCGAAGGGCGCGTTCTACGTCATGCCGAAGGTCCCCGACGGCTGGGTCGACGAGGTGCTCGACCGTGGGGTCGTCGTCGTCCCCGGCGAGGCGTTCGGCGAACACGGCGAGGGCTACGCCCGCATCTCCTACGCCACCAGCACCGAGGAGCTGGAGGAGGCCCTCGACGTGATGCGCGAGGCGACGGACGCAGTTCGGTGA
- a CDS encoding proteasome assembly chaperone family protein, with protein sequence MGHIQQHAEMDIDGAMLVEGMPGVGLVGKIATDHLVEEFDMELYGTVHCESLAPIGVYHEGERELLPPVRLYAAPDEDLVALQSDIPVNSAAVAEFADCLVGWLENENVTPVFLSGLPAEKSGVPELFGISTGGAGDLLDDIDIDLPPENGVVSGPTGAFLNEAGEAGLDGVGLVVQSNERFPDPEAARVLIEHGIGPLTDIEVDISELVDHAEEIRKQKEKLAEKMRQAKDEESSKAQPLRMYQ encoded by the coding sequence ATGGGACACATCCAGCAGCACGCGGAGATGGACATCGACGGCGCGATGCTCGTCGAGGGGATGCCCGGCGTCGGCCTCGTCGGGAAGATCGCGACGGATCACCTCGTCGAGGAGTTCGACATGGAGCTGTACGGGACGGTCCACTGCGAGAGCCTCGCACCCATCGGGGTCTACCACGAGGGCGAGCGCGAGCTGCTCCCGCCGGTCCGGCTCTACGCCGCCCCCGACGAGGACCTCGTGGCGCTCCAGAGCGACATCCCGGTGAACTCGGCCGCGGTCGCCGAGTTCGCGGACTGCCTCGTCGGCTGGCTCGAAAACGAGAACGTCACGCCCGTCTTCCTCAGCGGCCTCCCCGCCGAGAAGTCGGGGGTCCCCGAGCTGTTCGGCATCTCGACGGGTGGCGCGGGGGACCTGCTCGACGACATCGACATCGACCTGCCACCCGAGAACGGCGTCGTCAGTGGTCCGACCGGGGCGTTCCTCAACGAGGCCGGGGAGGCCGGGCTCGACGGCGTGGGACTCGTCGTGCAGTCGAACGAGCGGTTCCCCGACCCCGAGGCCGCGCGGGTCCTCATCGAGCACGGGATCGGCCCGCTGACCGACATCGAGGTCGACATCTCCGAGCTGGTCGACCACGCCGAGGAGATCCGCAAGCAGAAGGAGAAGCTCGCCGAGAAGATGCGCCAGGCGAAAGACGAGGAGAGTTCGAAGGCACAGCCGCTCCGGATGTACCAGTAG